The following coding sequences are from one Alosa alosa isolate M-15738 ecotype Scorff River chromosome 3, AALO_Geno_1.1, whole genome shotgun sequence window:
- the mxra5b gene encoding matrix-remodeling-associated protein 5, whose translation MGLPGTCTLALMLLGSLLEVGHCCPHPCACYLPTEVHCTFRSLLSVPAGIPRQVERMNLGFNTINQITESSFDGLRKLDLLMMHGNDIHEIPHGAFQDLVSLQVLKMSYNKVRVITGHTLFGLTSLVRLHLDHNRIEFVHPDAFHGMTSLRLVNLEGNHIQQLHPATFSTFSLIQQFPLSTIKHLHLADNLLTTLPKNLLKNMPQLENLIIYGNPWSCDCRMNHILDWTTSHSGVLKCKKDKAYPKGHLCPMCASPKHLVKKTISDLKDLTCTGPVINSSEKDPTLQPSLSDLLSAEELRGPFGNITLNLSDEHGNKVDLSCRIEAQRESTKIAWEQIGSEEIVANLTLSLDLECPIERQEYERLWRLIAYYSEVPVHLQRVIMLSKEPKLSYRYRQDVEKDAYYYTGVQANIVSQPSWLMQPFMKLQLNRPHSTAKNVKMILGTHFSSNWEIEMMRRQRRDWVMIEHNNKTQTAMTAVTGGMIEMDCNVLSSGHASVQWMLPDGSKIKAPYTSPDKRIAVSSSGKLVMKTLSHSDAGVYYCIAEVRNDQDFLPFRLAVVESSAPPPGEKAGPAVTHSVGEPISLPCLTSAAPDAEINWIFPDGSKATTKANSSKAYVFSNGTLFIPHSQLSNNGYYKCVAINHHGTDTLASKVTITGKEALQPLRRYPMRPQSAAGISTKIKAFIDDDESSGDYGIWDKTPSNPNNGRINRQRVPHTRIRGSPQRHPQRRPLSPRKPIRKGYHGQNRKPIPEPRRNSGTSKAKIDPQKWADILAKIRQKTAPKPTTPSPVHTSSPVRKINHKDLSNWPDPDDSVEGSTPDDTALPEEGLNVLNTQIPLQIPQHQTVAAPTHTKDQTNDIYQIYTPKSNTEVKEQTSSLDIAVNPTLALDNGLYETPTVKMGDSQAFTVLPITLPPKHAVIEDSVIPLHTVDTDIEVNTNNKVNENSLTTKFTTSTPTAKFTSTAVAKQGVPINSVPPRSNVQWNSRRRYGNRRRMNRLRPRPPISCLATPKPQQPSTSTIPSSHVRSTEASPVSKSILPTSGPFTKHTITHSERTLSAQDDKMLTRQQEQHEEVELGKQQVPPASTSSTLLSLVTTQGKPQVYEHTASSVASPMSEPGHKSVSVAAGHEESTTALSDLELNAKIINENVATTLTYITSHVSSQSGVNSVHASREPTSHTVSLGEDVSSVKDILNQNNNEKHLENSSPYIPITIKPPTTASEYHETPYTLSKESPQIVLTTQHKHSVVSPIAKTPLSGENKENDLQPKQDNDVEQTVITVTTTEPTSTTDITTISVTTATVLTSTPTSTMPTTTSTPTSTMPTTTSTTTSTMPTTTSTTTSTKASTTAAQKTAAMSTTASSILRPSVTLPGNNRVSHGSRYPGGNYIPDRHSGRIPSTNYRYPYYFNNRNPLIIHRPDINRTPSVTSSPEQNGKINSQKSTNGKAPITSSTAAKTSTTRTPVTVLKISASSKPKTQHQTSQTSTNRHSATVFSSNTYDGSSQRPVTVPRLKGKPKITTNNIYTFIVNASTDVQLPCDAVGEPKPFLTWTKVSTGAIMSANSKLQRFEVLPNGTFVIRNVQLQDRGPYLCTAQNLYGVDKLTVTLFVMAQQPKVLTPRHRDVTVYLGETTSLGCKAQGLPEPHITWVLPNKTVLHALSTTEQRVMLLPNGTLQVKQINYPDRGIYKCIASNVAGADTLSVRVHIAALPPMIQQLHRENITLSEGQTIYINCSAKGAPQPSIRWVVYDGTQVRPSQFVKGNMFVFPNGTLYIRNLSVKDSGSYECMAINVVGAAKRTVSLVVRKSSSTAKITSTSPHSTDVLYGGNLRLNCVASGDPAPRIVWRTPSKKLIDAHYSFDRRMRVFSNGTLIIQGVTDIDEGDYLCVARNKMGDDYVLLKANVMMKAAKIEGKQLSSQKVSFGGDLKVDCIASGLPNPEIRWSLPDGTMVNSVMQSDDSGVRTRRYVVFDNGTLYFNEVGMKEEGDYTCYAENRLGKDEMKVHIKVVPEPPAIRNKTSETIKVNYGDTVALTCSVKGEPTPTITWLTPTSRIIPPTSDKYQLHSDGTLLIQKVQRLDNGTYTCTARNTAGVDRKLVRLEVLVSAPTINGLQSSASSTQETALRDQRKLLHCKAEGTPIPRVMWVLPENVVLSAPYYGSRITVHRNGTLDIRSLRSTDSIQLLCIARNEGGEARLQVSLDVIDEVEKPKLKDPVTESTSLTSGVSMTLNCTVEGRPTPQVTWILPNGTTITSGTTVYKFHHRPDGSLFIRNPSLTEIGRYQCVGRNSAGSVERTVTLESKKKPDINNKYNSVVSIINGENLQLNCLSKGTPLPKLTWTLPGGVVLTRPQTMGRYTVLENGTLMVKQASVYDRGTYQCKSTNEHGTSVLSVPVIVIAYPPRITNGPGAVTYARPGVAIQLNCMVIGIPKAEVAWEMPDKTLFKAGTQPRVYGNKYLHPQGSLVIQNPSSRDTGFYKCTAKNVVGSDTKSTYLHVF comes from the exons ATGGGCCTCCCTGGCACGTGTACCCTGGCACTGATGCTACTGGGATCTCTGCTGGAAGTAGGACACTGTTGTCCACATCCATGTGCCTGTTACCTCCCCACAGAGGTGCACTGTACCTTTCGCTCCCTGCTCAGTGTGCCTGCTGGAATACCCAGACAAGTGGAACGCATGAATCTGGG ATTTAACACAATAAATCAGATCACAGAAAGCTCATTTGATGGACTGAGAAAACTGGATCTTCTAATGATGCATGGAAATGATATACATGAAATCCCCCATGGTGCCTTCCAAGACTTGGTGTCTCTACAG GTGCTGAAAATGAGTTACAACAAAGTGAGAGTGATCACTGGGCACACCTTGTTTGGCTTGACAAGCCTGGTGAGGCTGCACTTGGACCACAACCGTATTGAGTTTGTCCACCCTGATGCTTTCCATGGAATGACTTCTTTACGACTGGTCAACCTGGAGGGTAACCACATCCAGCAGCTCCACCCTGCCACCTTCAGCACATTCTCCCTGATACAGCAGTTTCCCCTGTCCACCATCAAGCACCTGCACCTGGCTGACAATCTGCTGACCACTCTCCCAAAGAACTTGCTAAAGAACATGCCCCAGTTGGAAAATCTCATAATTTATGGCAATCCCTGGAGCTGTGATTGCAGAATGAATCATATCTTAGACTGGACAACCAGCCATTCAG gAGTTCTGAAATGTAAAAAGGACAAAGCATACCCTAAAGGCCATCTCTGTCCAATGTGTGCATCTCCAAAACATCTGGTGAAGAAAACAATCTCAGACCTTAAAGACCTCACTTGCACTGGACCTGTCATTAACTCCTCAGAGAAGGACCCCACCCTTCAGCCGAGTCTGAGTGATTTACTCTCTGCTGAAGAATTGAGAGGGCCGTTTGGGAACATTACACTCAATCTGTCTGATGAACATGGAAACAAAGTGGATCTCAGTTGTCGCATTGAGGCACAAAGAGAGTCCACCAAAATTGCCTGGGAACAAATAGGATCTGAGGAGATTGTGGCTAACCTAACTCTCTCCCTTGACCTGGAGTGCCCAATAGAGCGGCAGGAGTATGAGAGATTGTGGAGACTTATTGCATACTACAGTGAAGTGCCTGTCCACCTACAGAGAGTGATAATGCTTAGCAAAGAACCCAAGCTAAGTTACAGATATAGACAGGATGTTGAAAAAGATGCTTATTACTACACTGGGGTGCAAGCCAATATAGTATCCCAGCCATCCTGGTTGATGCAGCCCTTCATGAAGCTACAGCTGAACAGACCACATTCAACCGCAAAAAATGTAAAGATGATCCTAGGAACCCATTTCTCATCAAACTGGGAGATAGAAATGATGAGACGACAGCGAAGGGACTGGGTAATGATtgaacacaacaacaaaacacagacTGCCATGACTGCTGTAACAGGGGGCATGATAGAAATGGACTGCAATGTGCTAAGCTCTGGCCATGCATCAGTTCAGTGGATGCTGCCAGATGGCTCCAAAATCAAAGCGCCTTACACCAGCCCTGACAAGAGGATTGCTGTATCCAGCAGTGGGAAGCTGGTCATGAAAACACTAAGCCACTCCGATGCTGGTGTATATTATTGTATTGCTGAGGTGAGGAATGATCAAGATTTTCTTCCATTCCGCTTAGCTGTGGTGGAGTCCTCAGCTCCCCCTCCAGGTGAGAAGGCAGGGCCAGCAGTGACACACTCAGTTGGAGAGCCCATCTCTCTTCCATGCCTCACTTCTGCAGCCCCTGATGCTGAAATCAATTGGATTTTCCCAGATGGAAGTAAAGCAACCACCAAAGCCAATTCATCAAAGGCTTATGTTTTCTCCAATGGAACATTGTTTATACCACACAGTCAGCTCAGTAACAATGGCTATTACAAATGTGTGGCTATTAACCACCATGGTACAGACACCTTGGCATCAAAGGTAACAATTACAGGTAAGGAGGCCCTTCAGCCATTGAGAAGGTATCCCATGAGGCCACAGTCAGCTGCAGGAATCTCCACTAAAATAAAAGCTTTCATAGATGATGATGAGTCTTCAGGAGATTATGGCATATGGGACAAAACTCCAAGCAACCCGAACAATGGTCGTATAAACAGGCAGCGAGTTCCCCATACGAGAATACGAGGGTCTCCACAAAGACATCCTCAACGAAGACCTCTAAGCCCTAGAAAACCTATTCGAAAAGGATACCATGGACAAAATAGGAAACCTATTCCTGAGCCAAGGAGAAATTCTGGAACATCAAAAGCCAAAATAGACCCGCAAAAATGGGCAGACATTTTGGCAAAAATACGTCAAAAAACAGCTCCTAAACCCACTACACCAAGCCCCGTTCACACCAGTTCACCAGTCCGAAAAATTAATCATAAAGACCTGTCCAACTGGCCTGACCCTGATGACAGTGTAGAAGGATCGACTCCAGATGACACTGCTCTGCCAGAGGAGGGATTAAATGTTCTCAACACTCAAATTCCTTTGCAAATACCCCAACACCAAACAGTGGCAGCCCCTACTCATACAAAAGACCAGACTAATGATATTTACCAAATATATACACCTAAATCAAACACTGAGGTAAAGGAACAGACCTCATCTCTAGATATTGCTGTAAATCCTACTTTAGCATTGGACAATGGACTGTATGAAACTCCTACAGTAAAAATGGGAGATAGTCAGGCCTTCACTGTTTTACCAATTACTCTGCCACCAAAACATGCAGTAATAGAGGACTCCGTCATCCCATTGCACACAGTTGATACTGATATTgaggtaaacacaaacaacaaagtGAATGAAAACAGTCTCACTACAAAGTTTACAACCTCTACACCAACTGCCAAATTTACATCTACTGCTGTTGCCAAACAAGGAGTCCCCATTAACTCAGTGCCCCCTAGATCAAACGTCCAGTGGAATTCAAGAAGGAGGTACGGCAATAGAAGACGAATGAACAGACTCAGACCAAGACCACCCATCTCATGCTTAGCAACTCCTAAGCCACAGCAGCCATCAACATCTACCATCCCTTCATCACATGTCAGATCTACAGAAGCTTCACCAGTCAGTAAGAGCATATTACCCACATCTGGACCTTTTACAAAACATACAATTACTCACTCAGAGAGAACTCTCTCAgcccaagatgacaaaatgctCACAAGACAACAAGAACAACATGAAGAAGTTGAGCTTGGAAAGCAGCAAGTTCCACCAGCAAGCACTTCCTCAACATTACTGTCACTTGTAACAACACAAGGAAAGCCTCAAGTATACGAGCACACAGCTTCTTCAGTAGCAAGCCCAATGTCAGAGCCAGGCCACAAATCTGTCTCTGTGGCTGCTGGCCACGAGGAGTCTACAACAGCTCTGTCAGACTTGGAACTGAATGCGAAGATCATAAATGAAAATGTGGCAACAACTCTGACCTACATAACAAGCCATGTATCATCACAGTCAGGGGTAAATAGTGTACATGCTTCAAGAGAGCCAACCTCTCATACCGTCAGCCTAGGCGAGGATGTCTCCTCTGTCAAAGACATCCTCAATCAGAATAATAATGAAAAGCACCTAGAGAATTCCTCACCATACATACCTATAACCATCAAACCACCAACAACAGCCAGTGAATATCATGAGACTCCATATACTCTATCTAAAGAATCTCCACAAATTGTTTTGACCACTCAGCATAAACACAGTGTTGTTTCCCCAATCGCAAAGACACCTTTGTCAggtgaaaacaaagaaaatgacCTTCAGCCCAAACAAGACAATGATGTTGAACAAACAGTCATCACAGTAACAACTACAGAGCCAACAAGCACAACTGATATTACTACTATATCTGTTACTACAGCAACAGTATTAACATCCACCCCAACGTCCACAATGCCCACCACAACGTCCACCCCAACGTCCACAATGCCCACCACAACGTCTACCACAACGTCCACAATGCCCACCACAACGTCCACCACAACGTCCACAAAAGCCTCCACAACAGCAGCACAAAAAACAGCTGCTATGTCAACAACAGCTTCATCAATATTAAGACCTAGTGTAACATTACCTGGAAACAACAGGGTCTCCCATGGATCAAGGTATCCTGGAGGAAATTACATTCCTGACCGTCACAGTGGAAGAATACCGAGTACTAACTACAGATACCCATATTACTTCAACAATAGGAATCCATTAATCATTCACAGACCTGATATAAACCGAACGCCATCTGTCACAAGTTCCCCAGAGCAAAATGGGAAAATAAACTCCCAGAAGTCAACAAATGGAAAGGCGCCAATTACTTCTTCAACTGCAGCCAAAACATCTACAACTAGAACTCCAGTGACTGTCTTAAAGATATCTGCTTCGTCAAAACCCAAAACTCAGCATCAAACAAGTCAGACCTCAACAAATCGACATTCCGCCACAGTATTTTCGTCCAACACATATGATGGGTCATCTCAGAGACCTGTCACAGTGCCTCGCCTAAAAGGAAAACCCAAGATCACCACCAACAATATCTACACATTTATAGTCAACGCTTCAACTGATGTACAGCTTCCGTGTGATGCTGTTGGGGAGCCTAAGCCATTCCTCACATGGACCAAAGTATCCACAG GAGCTATCATGTCAGCAAACAGCAAGCTCCAGAGGTTTGAAGTCCTGCCAAATGGAACCTTTGTGATTCGTAATGTGCAGCTTCAGGACCGAGGCCCATATCTCTGCACAGCCCAGAACCTCTACGGGGTGGACAAGCTGACCGTCACCCTCTTTGTCATGGCACAACAGCCCAAAGTGCTTACCCCCAGGCATCGCGACGTGACTGTGTACCTGGGTGAAACCACCAGCCTGGGGTGCAAAGCACAAGGTCTGCCAGAGCCACACATCACCTGGGTGCTTCCCAACAAAACTGTGCTGCATGCACTCAGCACTACGGAACAGCGAGTCATGCTCCTGCCCAATGGTACTCTTCAGGTCAAGCAGATCAACTACCCAGACCGAGGGATTTACAAATGCATAGCCAGCAACGTGGCTGGGGCTGACACACTCTCTGTGCGTGTGCACATTGCAGCATTGCCTCCTATGATCCAGCAGCTGCACCGTGAGAACATCACCCTCTCTGAAGGGCAGACCATCTACATCAACTGCAGTGCCAAGGGAGCGCCCCAGCCAAGCATCCGCTGGGTGGTCTATGACGGCACGCAGGTCCGCCCCTCGCAGTTTGTGAAGGGAAATATGTTTGTCTTCCCCAATGGCACGCTGTACATTCGCAATCTGTCTGTGAAAGACTCGGGAAGTTACGAGTGCATGGCCATTAACGTCGTAGGGGCTGCAAAGCGGACGGTGAGCTTGGTGGTGAGGAAGAGCTCCTCCACAGCCAAGATCACATCCACGTCTCCTCACAGCACGGATGTGCTGTACGGGGGGAATCTGCGTCTGAACTGCGTGGCCTCTGGCGATCCAGCGCCCAGGATTGTGTGGAGGACCCCGTCTAAGAAGTTAATAGATGCACATTACAG cTTTGATCGCAGGATGCGAGTCTTCAGTAATGGCACACTAATAATCCAAGGAGTAACAGACATAGATGAGGGAGACTACTTATGTGTTGCCAGAAACAAAATGGGCGATGATTATGTGCTCCTCAAGGCCAACGTGATGATGAAAGCAGCCAAGATTGAAGGAAAGCAGCTGAGCAGCCAGAAGGTTTCCTTTGGGGGGGACTTAAAAGTAGACTGCATCGCCTCCGGACTCCCAAACCCAGAGATCAGGTGGAGCCTGCCAGATGGAACTATGGTTAACAGTGTTATGCAATCAGACGACAGTGGAGTGCGCACTAGACGGTATGTGGTATTTGACAACGGCACTCTTTATTTCAATGAAGTGGGAATGAAAGAGGAGGGTGACTACACATGTTATGCTGAGAACCGACTGGGAAAGGACGAGATGAAGGTTCACATAAAGGTTGTGCCAGAGCCCCCAGCGATCAGAAATAAAACTTCTGAAACTATAAAAGTGAACTACGGAGATACCGTGGCACTGACATGCAGCGTCAAGGGGGAGCCTACTCCTACCATCACATGGCTGACTCCAACCAGCCGCATCATACCCCCCACCTCAGACAAATACCAGTTACATTCAGACGGGACTCTGCTCATTCAGAAAGTGCAGAGGTTAGATAATGGGACCTACACCTGCACTGCCAGGAACACTGCGGGTGTGGATAGGAAACTGGTGAGGCTTGAAGTTCTTGTGTCTGCCCCCACCATCAACGGGCTTCAGAGCTCAGCCAGCTCCACTCAGGAGACAGCACTGAGGGATCAGCGGAAGCTCCTACACTGCAAAGCGGAGGGGACCCCGATACCACGGGTCATGTGGGTCCTGCCCGAGAACGTGGTGCTGTCCGCTCCATACTACGGCAGCAGAATAACAGTGCATCGCAACGGAACACTGGACATCCGCTCCTTGCGATCGACCGACTCTATCCAGCTGCTTTGCATTGCGCGTAATGAGGGGGGGGAGGCGCGTCTGCAGGTTTCTCTTGATGTGATAGATGAGGTGGAGAAACCCAAGCTGAAGGACCCCGTGACAGAATCTACATCTCTCACCAGTGGAGTTTCCATGACTTTGAACTGCACCGTTGAAGGCAGGCCAACTCCCCAGGTCACCTGGATCCTTCCCAATGGTACAACAATCACAAGTGGCACAACTGTTTACAAATTCCACCACAGGCCAGATGGCTCCCTGTTCATCAGAAACCCATCTCTGACTGAGATCGGAAGGTACCAATGTGTTGGCAGAAACTCAGCTGGCTCTGTTGAGCGTACTGTCACACTAGAGTCAAAGAAGAAGCCTGATATCAATAACAAATACAACTCAGTGGTGAGCATTATCAACGGCGAAAACCTGCAGCTGAATTGTCTCTCCAAAGGGACGCCCCTCCCTAAGCTTACCTGGACTCTGCCTGGTGGTGTTGTGCTCACGAGACCCCAGACAATGGGACGTTACACAGTTCTGGAAAACGGAACTCTTATGGTGAAGCAGGCATCTGTTTATGACAGGGGGACATACCAGTGTAAGTCCACTAATGAGCACGGCACATCTGTCCTGTCCGTGCCGGTGATTGTCATTGCCTATCCGCCACGCATAACAAACGGTCCTGGAGCAGTGACTTATGCCAGACCTGGTGTGGCCATTCAGTTGAACTGCATGGTCATTGGCATCCCCAAAGCAGAGGTGGCCTGGGAGATGCCTGATAAGACTCTGTTTAAAGCCGGCACTCAGCCACGTGTCTATGGGAACAAATATCTTCATCCACAAGGCTCCCTGGTCATTCAGAACCCATCCAGTAGAGACACTGGTTTCTATAAGTGCACTGCCAAGAACGTTGTAGGAAGTGACACAAAGTCAACATATTTACATGTGTTTTAA